GTCTCTGTAGACCTACATTGACGATTTCTTGATCTACAGTGACAACAAAAGTTGTCGCTGTAgactctttttcttgtagtgttggtcaatgtcttggatatTACATCACACCAAATGTGTAActagatcttatcgtagattactCAATCTGTAAAAATCCAGTGTActaatttaatcttaggacaaaatacttttgaacatataattatcattataatccACTGTAACTAAATCACTATatttgtaactatacatatgtttgagattttataaacgtttgtattaataataattaatcatgaaataaaacatgtaaacaacgcaatttgattgaacaaaatgatttctaccactttattgataatgaatgaattacataagaaatgtggttttataagggcataaaacccaacacctcTTTGGTAGAGAGAGAATGTAAAAGATAGGTTAtgatagagagagaagaagaattaATGGCATGGTTACTATTGTCAAAATTTTACAAAAAGACTTATTTTGGGAATGCCTAataatattgttatattttttaatttatttatattatgatGCATAGAGCTTGAAATTTCCCTACTTAAATTAATATATCctttttttcaaacaatgggaatAATACAGCTCATCTTTGATTGTGAATAAAACAGTAATAACCTTGGTTGCCTACTGAGATTAATAAAACAGTAATAACCTTGGTCCCTAAAAGTGATGCTCCTAGTAGAGCAGTAGACTACCgtcccatagcttgctgcaacacTCTGTATAAATGCATCTCCAAAATGCTCTGCAGTAGACTTTCAGAAGTTCTACCGTTTATAATCAGTCCTAATCAGGGAGTGTTTATTTGTGGGAGATCATTAGCTCATAATATACTCATCTTTCAGGACTTGATCAAGAACTATAATAGGAAGAACACCTCCCCGAGATGTGTTTTGAAGATTGACCTTAGCAAGGCTTATGATACAGTTGATTGGGCATTTTTGGAAAGATTGTTGACCTGCCTTAGATTTCCCACCAGATTTATAAATTGGGTAATGGTTTGCCTCAAGGGTACCTCATATATACTTATGTTGAACTGGCGGCTGCAGGGGGGCTTTCAAGGGGTTAAGGGCCTTCATCAAGGGGACCCAATATCACCTTTACTGTTCGTTTTAGTAATGGAATATCTGTCTAGGCTGCTTCAATTTGGAGCGATGCAACCTGCATTTCGGTTCCACCCAATGTGTAAAAGTCTCAAAATCATCAATTTATGCTTTGCTGATGATTTAGTGATTTTTTGCAAAGCAAACTATGATTCTGTTCAGATTATTAAGCAGATGTTTGATGAATTTTGTAATAGTTCGGGAATGAAGGCTAATCTCAACAAGTCTCAAGTTTTCTTTGGTGGCATCTCGGCTCAAGACAAATCTCAGTTACAGGAAGTGCTTCATCTTGAGGAAGGCTCATTCCCTCTCAAATATCTGGGGATCCCTATGCGGCCTACTAAATGGAAAGAGGCTGACTGTggtgaaattttgaaaaaaattaagcTCCGTCTTCACACTTGGTCTAGTAGACATCTATCTTATGCAGGAAGGGTTCAACTTATTACCTCTGTTCTTCTTGGGCTGCGTAACTATTGGATGAATATCTTTTTATTGCCCCAAAGTGTCATTAAAGAAGTTGACAAGTTATGTATGTGGTTTCTTTGGGGACACAATGGGACTAGGAGTAATTTTCACCTCACTGCTTGGTCTACAGTGTGTTTGCCGAAAACCCTTGGAGGATTGGGGTTTGGTGAAGGTTCTAAATGGAACAAGGCCATGCTTGGGAAGTATATCTGGGCAATAAACCATCAACAAGAGACTTTGAGGGTCAAATGGATTCATACGGTGTACTTAAAAGGGACTGATTTCTGGCTCTACCAGCTCAAAACAGACACTAGCTAGTATTGGAAAAAACTCTGTCAATTACGTAACTTGTTTGCTCAGGAGGACATTGATAATGCGAGTAGTCATGGGAAGTTTAGGATTGGGCTGTTGTATGCTAAGCTTATCCACCAAGTTCCGGCCAAGCATCATCAATTTGTTTGGAATCGAATGAGCATTCATAAGCATAAATTTATCACTTGGCAAGCTTTTAACTAGAGATCATCTTATTAGAGTTTCTATGGTTATTGAATCTGTTTCTTGCCCAGTCTGTGAGCTGGCAGCTGAGAACCACAATCACTTGTTCTTTGAGTGCCTATTTTCTTAGCAGGTGGTTCGACTGATTCAAGGATGGGTCCGTTGCAATTGGCCTCTTATTTTCACGACTTGGACTGCTTGGATTGAAGATATGAAGGGGGGTACTCATGCCTCGCTAGTGGCTGCTGTTTTCTCAGCAACCGTGTATTACCTTTGGCATAACAGGAATATTTGTCATTTTCAGCACTATTCTCTAAGTGGTAAATCTGTCATAGAATTGATCAAAAAAGACATTATGTTTAGACTTAGTTATTTTAACCATAAGTTTGTTAGAGGCATTAAGCTGAGCTATTGAAGGAAAGCTGCCTTTTGTCTGGTTGTTTGTCTGAGTCCTTGGACTTTGCCTTGTATATTTTGGCTTGTGATTAATGAAATTCAtctttcttgatcaaaaaaaaaagaataaaagtcTTCTATCATTAAATCACACAATTTTTTTCTCTTTCACACTACTAAAAATTTGACAAGTAATCATCatttctcttctatataataagtgtgtagataacggaaatttttagttttaacgattttttatttattttttaatgttaactttaacagaatattattatatttaacagaatattcttatatttaacggtagtttctAAACACTTAAacctaaataaaattaaataaataattaaaaaaaatgatatttttgagatattttacaatgataattatttaaaaataataaataattaaacaaattaaaatatgatagtTTTCAGATAtcatacaatgataattatttttaaataataattaattaaacaaattaaaatataatattttttgagatattttacaatgataattatttaaaaataataaaatcatatgttttataacttaaataaaatttaattaaacgtaaaatcacttattagaataatatcatattaaacatataatataatctactatgaattagcaacaaattattttttttttaaaaaaacaagcaAGAAActtgttacacctagatttcgagccattaggattgtgatctcgaaagctggattcgcaatgAATGGACTCATAATGTTTGGAACGTGTTCGCAGCCTAGGCATCAACCCTGCGAAgtagagacgacttcgaagatggtagcctcgagatcctcacgagctcgaaagacagacaccgaagtacgtctgttctcaggagggcctcggatcagggactccgagcctgacacaagtatgagctcgaagtcatgtgatctcgggaagatgctatagctcgaaaatcgataagagacctgggtgaatagggccttggcgatataagataataactttgagtatcttagtgaatcatcaatgagagacacggtctacattgattactataaatcccctataatcaagggatattaattgttcagttatacgccccctcatcttcaggggacgtttccttgtatataggattacaggctttgaatgccattaaatttatttgcatatacagaataacttcccgaaatatgtgggatagtattctgaaatcttctctataaatagagaggtcatgcaccattgtaaaggaccgaatttttgtgatcttgagagaaactctggagaattcatccttgaagaattttcaaagatcatcttaagtttaataacaaaggctcgtggactaggcagatttaactgttgaaccacgtaaaaaatcttgtttgtgttatcatatttttattggtcaTTACTGATTATttttttcgtgctcttatttcactgttgacgaaaaacggcgtcaacagtttggtgctttcattgagagccttaagcattcagtccctgaacaagttatggccgatAATAATCAGAAttttcctgaagaaaattatccaagacgtcctgggaaacagccgatggaaaacccagatgttgaagaaataagtggatcctccgattctcggggaccacccgctccaccaagagatgaggatatgtattacaatcctgagcgatatgttcccatcgtggaacttgagaaccggcagctgaaacagcagttggcagaagccaacaagtggaatgaggagttagcaaggatagccgcagaggcgcaggtggctcagccctcacctccgcgtgaaaaccaagctcctcctcctagggacgtgcatgttcctccccgcaggccccgtgggcgtccacgaaagaatactgccacaagaaggccggcacaacctccggcgccagcagagccatccgctccccctaggccctagagaagtacccgggctagggccccggttaatccacctgtggaagtacctgcgggaattgagaacaaccgagcccctgcagaggctcggacttaagtccctgggagcgcaccaaatgcaaccaacccatctcgggcaaactccagACCGTCTAGGtcgcgaaatgggtggcagccaccgtcacccatacggttccctccatcacctataagatatccttcacctcctcgcaggaatgctcaactaGTTCGAGATCAGAACGAAAGGCATGCGGAGAGGAGACAAGAAAATAGGGATGCTTTTTAGGAGCGGAGAGGTGCCCTATCTGAAAggagtcaaacatctcggtctcgcacggtggAAAGGAGGCGGCGTGGAAAAGACCCATCTTGAAATAACCatgcgacaagttttactagtgacgactctggagataccagatcagtcagcatgcatgatcgaggtcgtaagaatactgggagccgcaggaatcgctccgacctacgagaacatttgaatcaaagtcggggtaatgttaacccgataaacccggacctgagggatcgcttgaataggcgtaaagatcccctacggaggcgcgagcctggaattgtgatcgacgacaaccgattccagaTAGTACCCCTCGCagacccagtccaggaaagaattgatcagttggaaaaggcctttatgcttttgaaaaacgagcaaggtcaggatcgatatgaagattctgatgaggagcttgaaccatttactccccatatttctaacactccatttccccaaggatttcggatccctcacatCCCAAtgtttgagggaaagtccgacccatgcagccatttaagtacgttcaacaccataatgagagcaagcaacgtgggttacgagctcagatgcatgttatttccagcatctttTACAGGACCAggcaaaagctggttcgaaaaatataaaagacactcaataacttcatgggagcagctgtctaaagacttcaagaagcagttcagagccatgatgggggttagacctgaggcgtcaaccctgactaacgttcggTAGCAGCCAggagaaacattgaaaagttaccttacaaggttcaatttggaagttgcccgagctcggaacgtggatgacagcggtcacctaatggctgtccaagctggagttatgccagggagtgctctctgggacgacatgcagaggaAACCTGTGAGGTCCCTAACTGAGTTTAACAAGCGGGCACAGAGGTTTGtaaatgtagaggaagcgaggtcggcacttaatgtgacttcccaacccgcaactacaacgataaatgtaaactctgcctcaacctcggcggacccaccagcttcaaagcccgctgcggaaaacccttccaagagaaaaaataacgaagggagtaaccccgaggccgaaggaggaaagaaaaagaagggggagagatatttctccgtgtacagagtgtacaccgagctcaacgagtcttgggagaacatatacttggctaatgaaaaccaagtcccctttaggcgtccagacccaatgagaaatcagaagtccaagagggactccagcaagtattgccgatttcacagagacacagGGCAAACTACtaatgaatgtcgacagctgaaagacgagatcgaaggattgatctcgaggggttacttcagacaatatgtcaagaactaGAGTACTAATCAGGCGACCGCGAGCCAGAATGCAGCCGCGTCGCAGCCCACACAAaataataattcccgagctcgggaagaagataggcccccgccgatagatggagaagatgtgataaccatctcgggagggcctcatcctggaggcatgggcagaaatgcccaaaagagatacgttaacgagctgaagactggggacgggtctccctatgaacccgaacctagagctccaaaaagtcagaggattgaatcccaaccaatatccttcactgaggaagacgcatcccatgttcagtttcctcaccatgatccgctggtcatcactctccagttggctaataaaagggtccaccgagttctcatagacaatgggagctcagttaacattctctatagagtaaccctcgaaaagatgggactctcccttcgcgacctgaaagcatgtgcgactactttatacggcttttcaggggaagggaccgcctgcatgggatccatcaagctccccgtaaccttgggagactccccggtctcggcaaccaagatgatggagttcgtggtagtggatccaccttcagcctacaatgtgctgctcgggagacccgcacTGGTCAGGCTGGGGGCaatctcatcagtaaggcatctggccattaagttcccaaccccaagcagCGTCgagacattgaagggagatcagttagctgggagggaatgctacagcatttccttaagaggaaagaaacagacgagcgcacaagcactcgtcattattcaaagtaaagacgggacggttttagagattgatgaagatattgatccaagggttgaggagaaagctgacctcgaacccttagaagagctcgaagaaattcagctcgaggaaaccgattcctcgaaaaaggtaaaggttggaaaacacctccaggaagatacaaaatagcaactaatttgctttttaaagaaaaactaggatgtattcgcatggtcacattcggacatggtagggataagtccgaatatagcaagccacgcgctaaatatagacaaaagcttccctccgaagcaacaaaagcgaagacagctggatgacgacagaaagaaggcactgaaggaggaggttgacaggttaaaagcaaaccgattcattagggatgccttttaccctgactgggtagccaatccggtggtGGTCacaaaacctaatgggacgtggtggacctgtattgactattcggacctcaacaaagcttgcccgaaagactgttttccatggccaaggattgaccagctcgcgGATGCCACGGCgcggcatggcctgatgtcattcatggatgcctattctggatataaccagattcccatgcatgcccccgaccaggaacatacgagcttcataacagataaggtgctatactgctataatatcatgccattcgggctcaaaaatgctggggccacataccagcggctcgtgaacatgatgtttttagAACAGATAGGGAACAGCATGGAAGTTTATgctgacgacatgcttgtcaagtctcaacttaacaataaccatgttgatgacctcgaagagtgctttggcgtgctccgaaagtataacatgaaactaaatccccagaagtgtactttcggagtatcttcaggaaaattcctgggctttatcgtgaacgctcgtggaatagaagccaaccccgacaagatccaggctctgattgacatgccctcacctcgaagacacaaggatgtccaaagtttgaccggcgggatggcagccctaagtaggttcatttcaaaatctacagaccgttgtcttccatttttcaaccttttgaggggaggtaagaaatttgaatggacggaggagtgcgagatggctttccaggagcttaaaaagcacctcacagaaccccccatcttatcaaaacctgttacgggagaagtactgtacctatacctttccaccaccgaacacgcgataagtgcagtgctcgtgcgagaagaagagaaggtacagagacccgtttattacatcagtaaaaggttactgggggcagaatcgagataccccttgatggagaagctggctctcagcttaattcattcatctcgtacacttcgaccctactttcaggcgcatcccatccatgtgttgactgatcaaccacttaggcaagtcttgtctaaacagAGGCTTctggtcgacttcttaaatgggcagttgaactcagacagttcgagatcacctaccacccgaggacgaccattagggcacaggcattggcagactttatagtggaatgtactggcatgactaatgatgaagttataaccccagcccatgagctgtggaaactttacgtcgatggctcatctaatgaaaatggatcgggggcaggggtcattttggttacccccgcagggagcagatttcattctgccttaagatttgacttcaaggcatcgaataatgaggccgaatacgaggctttactggcgggacttcgtatagccaaaaagctcaaagccaaagcaatacattgctacagcgactctcagctcgtggcacgagaatggcagcttatttagagaaggcaaagtccacattggaacatttcgaattttatgcaatcgaacaggttccccgagaacggaattcaaatgcagatgccttagctcggctcgccacctctGCTGAGAATGATTAactaaacgttgtgcccatagaacacctctcggcacctagcattaatgagccagaggaggaagacgtgtgtatgatcgagtccgagcctacctggatgaccccgatagttgaatatctcgagaccggagtccttccaaaagaccggaaccaggctcgaaagttaatgtatcaacttccccgttacaccattttggacggaaagctgtaCAGAAGGGGgttttccatgccattacttcggtgtgtaactccacccgaagctaagaagatcattgaagaaattcatgaagggttctgcggagatcacatcggggggcatagcctatccaagaaaatcat
The genomic region above belongs to Humulus lupulus chromosome 1, drHumLupu1.1, whole genome shotgun sequence and contains:
- the LOC133823078 gene encoding uncharacterized protein LOC133823078; the protein is MEYLSRLLQFGAMQPAFRFHPMCKSLKIINLCFADDLVIFCKANYDSVQIIKQMFDEFCNSSGMKANLNKSQVFFGGISAQDKSQLQEVLHLEEGSFPLKYLGIPMRPTKWKEADCGEILKKIKLRLHTWSSRHLSYAGRVQLITSVLLGLRNYWMNIFLLPQSVIKEVDKLCMWFLWGHNGTRSNFHLTAWSTVCLPKTLGGLGFGEGSKWNKAMLGKYIWAINHQQETLRVKWIHTVYLKGTDFWLYQLKTDTS